In the Oryza glaberrima chromosome 6, OglaRS2, whole genome shotgun sequence genome, one interval contains:
- the LOC127776916 gene encoding proline-rich receptor-like protein kinase PERK9, which produces MLVFPNLAAATDLSERAGDPFQTLNNSDLTSVRGLAYLHEDCHPRIIHRDIKSSNILLDEHFGAQVAHFGLAKLAKNDVTNVSTRVMGTFGYLAPEYAGKLAEKSDMFSFGVVLMELITGRKPVDSSRPLGNESLIEWESSNTSAPSDCKYLLGDAQFLKQ; this is translated from the exons ATGCTAGTTTTTCCCAATCTTGCGGCGGCCACAGATTTGAGTGAGAGAGCGGGTGATCCATTTCAGACTCTAAATAACTCGGATCTGACATCGGTGCGCGGATTGGCCTACCTACATGAGGATT GTCATCCAAGAATCATTCATAGGGATATAAAGTCCTCAAACATCTTGCTTGATGAGCATTTTGGagctc AGGTGGCACACTTTGGGCTTGCCAAGCTAGCGAAGAACGATGTCACCAATGTCTCGACGCGTGTGATGGGTACATTTGG GTATTTGGCTCCCGAGTACGCAGGTAAGCTGGCCGAGAAATCAGACATGTTCTCTTTCGGCGTCGTTCTTATGGAGCTCATCACAGGTCGGAAGCCTGTCGACTCGTCCCGTCCCCTCGGCAATGAGAGCCTTATCGAGTGGGAAAGCTCCAACACTAGTGCCCCAAGTGACTGCAAATATCTCCTCGGAGATGCACAATT CTTAAAACAATAA
- the LOC127777196 gene encoding proline-rich receptor-like protein kinase PERK8 → MFACLSQRRRRRQAERYYPGFAVPSYTPQHMSGEAPFLRPPSASGSMNFSTGQSQGVSPMMSSGQAYGQSTSYGQQQRLTSANYSTGSQGGGAARSVAASGELSVGNTKAFTFDELYDITAGFARDKLLGEGGFGCVFKGTLADGKAVAVKQLKGGGGQGEREFQAEVEIISRVHHRHLVSLVGYCIAEDHRLLVYDFVSNDTLHHHLHGRGRPVMDWPTRVKIAAGSARGLAYLHEDCHPRIIHRDIKSSNILLDEHFEAQVADFGLARLAENDVTHVSTRVMGTFGYLAPEYASTGKLTEKSDVFSFGVVLLELITGRKPVDSSRPLGDESLVEWSRPLLNRAIENQEFDELVDPRLDGEYDDVEMFRVIEAAAACIRHSAARRPKMGQVVRVLDSLTDVDLSNGVQPGKSQMFNVANTADIRQFQRMAFGSQDFSSEYSQSRSSMSSRRDF, encoded by the exons ATGTTCGCCTGTCTgtcgcagcggcggaggcggaggcaagCCGAGCGGTACTACCCGGGCTTCGCGGTGCCGTCGTACACGCCGCAGCACATGTCCGGCGAGGCCCCGTTCCtgcggccgccgtcggcgtcggggtCGATGAACTTCAGCACGGGCCAGAGCCAGGGCGTGTCGCCGATGATGTCATCCGGGCAGGCGTACGGACAGTCGACGTCGTACGGGCAGCAGCAGCGGTTGACGTCGGCGAACTACAGCACGGGGAGCCAGGGGGGCGGGGCGGCGAGGAGCGTGGCGGCGTCGGGCGAGCTGAGCGTGGGGAACACCAAGGCGTTCACGTTCGACGAGCTGTACGACATCACGGCGGGGTTCGCGCGCGACAAGCTCCTCGGGGAGGGCGGGTTCGGGTGCGTGTTCAAGGGGACGCTCGCGGACGgcaaggcggtggcggtgaagcagctcaagggcggcggcgggcagggggAGCGGGAGTTCCAGGCGGAGGTGGAGATCATCAGCCgcgtccaccaccgccacctcgtctcCCTCGTCGGCTACTGCATCGCCGAggaccaccgcctcctcgtctACGACTTCGTCTCCAACGACACgctgcaccaccacctccatg GGAGGGGAAGGCCGGTGATGGACTGGCCAACGAGGGTCAAGATCGCCGCCGGCTCAGCACGCGGATTGGCCTACCTGCATGAGGATT GTCATCCAAGAATCATCCACAGGGACATAAAGTCATCAAACATCCTTCTCGATGAGCACTTTGAAGCTCAG GTGGCAGACTTTGGGCTTGCCAGGCTGGCGGAGAACGACGTCACCCACGTCTCGACGCGTGTGATGGGCACATTTGG GTACTTGGCTCCAGAGTATGCATCCACAGGAAAGCTTACCGAGAAATCGGACGTTTTCTCCTTCGGCGTCGTTCTTCTGGAGCTCATCACGGGCCGGAAGCCTGTCGACTCGTCCCGTCCCCTCGGCGATGAGAGCCTCGTGGAGTGG TCGAGGCCATTGCTGAACCGTGCAATTGAGAACCAAGAATTCGACGAGCTCGTCGACCCTCGCCTCGATGGGGAGTATGATGATGTTGAGATGTTCCGCGTGATCGAGGCAGCTGCAGCGTGCATCCGGCACTCAGCTGCGCGGAGGCCAAAGATGGGACAG GTCGTTAGAGTACTTGACAGTTTGACGGATGTTGACCTCAGCAATGGTGTGCAGCCGGGGAAGAGCCAGATGTTCAATGTCGCGAACACTGCCGACATCAGGCAGTTCCAAAGGATGGCATTTGGCAGCCAGGATTTCAGCTCGGAGTACAGCCAATCCAGGTCTAGCATGAGCAGCAGGAGAGACTTTTAG